The sequence CGTGTTCGTTTTGATTGATGTCTGTATTTTCTGTTCGTGTTTTAATGTAGTCTAATCTTTGGATTGTTAGATGAGTGGAAAAACTTTCTGGAGCGAATGGGATGTGATAATTTGGACTCATTAAAGAAAGAgggtaaagaagaagagcttcgaAGCTGGGCATCATTTCGTGGACAAACATTGAGTAGAACAGGTGAGGCCAATAAGAATATGTGCAAATTGCCTGATTGATCCTTAGCACTCTTTAAACTAACaaatttatcttttgttttcatgCTTAACACAGTTCGTGGTATGATGTATTGCCGAGAAGCTCTGAAACTGCAAGCCTTCCTTGACATGGCAGATGACGAGGGTATGTCATCTTGACTCTAATCTCCGATCTTTGCAACTTCTTTTTGAAAACATTTATCTTGTAGATTCCAATGTAGTCCTATTTCTCCTCTAGATATTCTTGAAGGATACAATGACGTGGAACGAAGTAACAGACCTTTAGCCGCACAACTTGATGCATTAGCAGATATGAAATTCACGTATGTTGTGTCTTGCCAAATGTTTGGAGCCCAAAAATCAGCTGGGGATCCCCACGCGCAGGACATACTTGACCTGATGATAAAGTAAGCTTTTATTGTTATGCAAATTGTACATGACCTCAGTTAGATTCAGTAGCCTAAGTTGTAAATGCTTCCCTAAAGCACTATTCCATGACTGTTGCATTTAGGTACCCGTCTCTCCGTGTTGCATACGTTGAGGAGAGGGAAGAAATCGTGTTGGATGTTCCAAAGAAGGTTTACTACTCTATACTGGTAAAAGCTGTCAACGGTTTTGATCAGGTATCAATAACTTTGCTACAATGCTTGATAATTTGATGTGCAAGTTGAACTGTAAAATCTTCGGTACACCGTAATAGTCAATGATTTAAAGTTGGTATGATGTTCTAGGAAATCTACCGTGTCAAACTTCCTGGACCACCTAACATTGGAGAAGGGAAGCCTGAGAATCAAAATCACTCCATAGTTTTCACTCGAGGCGAAGCACTTCAGACTATTGACATGAACCAAGTAAGTTTTATGCCTCTTCGATGTACAATTAATAAACCACCATTGTGTCTTCTAAAACTTCTGACATTAATGTTAGGATCACTACCTGGAAGAGGCTTTTAAAATGAGAAATCTCCTTCAAGAATTTCTTCGAAACCACGGAAGAAGACCTCCAACAATTCTTGGATTAAGGGAACACATCTTCACCGGAAGGTTTGTTCCACACATACGTGCATGCACATAATTATATTTCTCCCTGTGACAACCAGGACATGGTATCTCATAAGCACGGAATTTACCTGAGTTTTTGGTATTGCAGTGTTTCTTCTCTAGCATGGTTCATGTCATATCAAGAAACCAGTTTTGTCACAATCGGTCAAAGGCTTCTTGCTAATCCTCTCAGGCAATAATCCCTAAGTCCTGAGCCCTCAAAATTACAGTTTCCACTTGTTGCGGCTACGGAAACCTaatgtatgtatttttttttttctacagaGTCCGTTTTCACTATGGACATCCAGATGTATTTGACAGAATTTTCCACATAACAAGGGGTGGCATCAGTAAAGCATCGAGAACTATTAACTTAAGTGAAGATGTTTTTGCTGGTATGAAATCACATATAAAGGACTTCATTCTCAGCAATTTTGTAAGGTTTACTTGTAGTTACACTCTTCCTTGTGTTCTGTAGGTTATAATACCACCCTACGACGTGGATGCATAACCTACAATGAGTATCTCCAAGTTGGAAAAGGTCGTGATGTTGGCCTCAATCAAATCTCAAAGTTTGAGGCCAAGGTGGCTAATGGAAACAGCGAGCAGACTATTAGCCGTGACATATACCGCTTAGGACAACGTTTTGATTTCTTCAGAATGTTGTCTTGTTATTTCACAACCATTGGTTTCTACTTCAGTAGCTTGGTAACGTACATGAAACTTAGCTAAATAATAACGCTTTCTTGTTTCGGTTTTGGATGAGCTCTAAATCCTGCTGACGTGTGTACAGATTTCTGTGATTGGGATATATATTTATCTCTATGGTCAACTCTACCTCGTGCTCAGTGGGTTACAGAAGACGCTTATTCTTGAGGCCAAGGTGAAAAACATAAAGTCATTGGAAACAGCCCTTGCCTCTCAATCATTTATCCAGCTAGGTCTCTTGACCGGTCTACCAATGGTGATGGAGATTGGATTGGAGAAAGGATTTCTTATAGCTTTTCAAGATTTCATACTCATGCAGCTACAGCTTGCTGcattcttcttcactttctctctaGGAACCAAAACGCATTACTTCGGCAGAACAATTCTCCATGGAGGCGCTAAATACAGACCCACAGGGCGTAAAGTGGTGGTGTTCCATGCCAACTTCAGTGAAAATTACAGATTATATTCGCGAAGCCATTTCATCAAAGGGTTTGAGCTCATGATTCTTCTGGTCGTCTACGAGTTGTTCAAGCATACATCTCAAAGCAATATGGCTTACTCATTCATCACTTTCTCAGTGTGGTTCATGTCCCTTACATGGTTATGCGCCCCGTTTCTTTTCAACCCTTCAGGATTTACCTGGGAAATAATAGTTGGTGACTGGAGAGACTGGAACAGGTGGATCAAAGAGCAAGGTGGGATAGGGATTCAGCAAGACAAGAGCTGGCAATCTTGGTGGAACGACGAGCAAGCTCATCTACGTGGCTCTGGTGTTGGAGCTCGCTGTTTGGAGATAGTTTTGTCCCTCAGGTTCTTCGTGTATCAGTATGGTTTGGTATATCACCTTGACATTTCCCAAAGCAGCACAAATATCATAGTCTACGCACTTTCTTGGGTCGTGATTCTCGCCACATTCTTCACAGTCAAGGTAAaacctctctcatctccttTTATCTCTCTGCTAGAGTAACAAAAAGATGCACAAAAACAGAACCACAAGTCAAGCTACAAACAATTCTATATGTTTTCTCGTGCAGGCCGTAGATCTAGGGAGGCAACTCTTCAGCACAAGAAAGCATCTTCTGTTTCGGTTCTTCAAAGTCTTCATCTTCGTGAGCATTCTAACAGTCATTATTACTCTATCAAACATCTGCCACCTCTCTATCAAGGACCTTATAGTCTCTTGCTTAGCTTTCTTGCCCACCGGTTGGGGTCTAATTCTGGTACCAATCCTTCCCATTTCGGTTTACCTCTCAGCTGCTCTTACAATTTAATATCTTACAACATCCCCTAAAAATCTCGCTGCAGATTGCACAAGCTGTCAGGCCAAAGATAGAAGGAACGAGCTTGTGGGAGTTCGCACAGGTTCTTGCTAGAGCTTATGATTATGGAATGGGAGTTGTTCTGTTTGCACCAATGGCTATCTTAGCATGGCTTCCAATCATCTCTGCGTTTCAGACACGCTTTCTCTTCAACGAAGCTTTTAACAGAAGGCTTCAAATTCAACCTATTCTtgcagggaagaagaagaatcgataAGATTATGCTTCGTTTTCTTGCTTCCACTCCTCTGCTTTGTACATCTTGTAACTAATTTcacttattattatatttgctCTGTACAAAAATACGGTTCATACAAATTATTTCACAAACTTACTAAACCTAAATGTCTGAATACTTAATTACTTGGTTTAATTTATTGATGGACCGGTTTTGTTTCATAATCATATTTAAACAGTTCGTATTCGTAGTGTCTGCTTCTAGGAACAGAAACAATGATTCGTCTTCGGAGGCTTGTTGTTCTGTCTGCATCATCGTATTCAAATCCCAGAAGAAGCCGATCAGTTTCATCTTCGACCGTTCGTCTTCTCTCATCATCATCGACGACGACGTCGCAACGATACTCCGGTGAGGATAAACTCGCAAGGCTAAAGCACAAGGACTGGTTAGCTCCAAACGAGGTTTTGAAAATCTTCGAGAATGTCAAAGATCCGAGCTTTCTGATACCTGCTTACCAACATTACTCTAAACGTAAAGACTACCAACCAACGGAGTCTCTCTACGCACTTCTGATCAACAAGTTCGGACAAGCTAAGATGTTCGACGAAATCGAAGAAGTAATGAGAATCGTAAAGCTCGAGAAACGATGTCGTTTCTCGGAGGAGTTCTTCTACAATCTGATGAAGGTTTACGGGAATTTAGCCGGTAGAATCAACCGAGCGATCGAGGTTTTGTTCGGTATGCCGGAGTTTGGATGCTGGCCGAGTTCCAAAAGTTTCAATTTCGTTTTGAATCTACTCGTTTCGGCGAAGCTGTTTGATGAGGTTCATAAGATCTTTGTGAGTGCTCCTAAGCTAGGTGTTGAGATTGATGCTTGTTGTTTGAATATACTCATCAAAGGACTTTGTGAGAGTGGGAACTTGGAAGCTGCACTCCAACTGCTCGACGAATTTCCTAAACAAAAGTCACGGCCTAATGTGATGACGTTTTCTCCTTTAATCCGTGGTTTTTGTAACAGGGGAAAGTTCGAAGAAGCTTTTGTGTTGTTGGAGAGGATGGAGAAGGAACGAATCGAGCCAGACACGATCACGTTTAACATTCTGATTTCAGGGCTTAGGAAGAAAGGCAGGGTTGATGAAGGGATTGAACTTTTGGAGAGAATGAAGTTAAAGGGGTGTGAACCAAACCCTGGGACTTATCAGGAGGTGTTATATGGTCTGTTGGATAAAAAAAGGAACTTGGAAGCTAAAGAGATGATGAGTCAGATGATTTCATGGGGTATGAGACCTAGTTTTCTGTCGTACAAGAAGATGGTTCTGGGGCTCTGTGAAACGAAGTCAGTTGCGGAGTTGGACTGGGTTTTGAGGCAAATGGTGAATCATGGTTTTGTTCCTAAAACAGGTATGTGGTGGAAAGTTGCTAACTGTGTAGTTTCGAAGAATAATAATGGCTGGAGAGAAAATTTGGATCGTGTTACTGCTTGCCAAGAAACTCCTGCATAATGTTTTATGCCATTATGCTGTATTGTTGAAAGATGGAAAATGCTATGCACAGAAGCTGTTTGTTCTTCGTGTGGAAGAACATGGAAGAAGCAAGACGAGCGACTCATTAAAAAGCAAGATAAAGACTCAAAACTCAATCTACATTTACAACTGTTCTACTTGAGTACACTCAAAAATCCATCCTCAAGcttttttgattgattaacTATGATAGTCTTGGGCGTGAAAGACTTTCTCAGCTTCAGTAGTAGAGTTCCTGCCATCACTATATGTAGTTCCCAAGTTTGCTAAATTTACTTTATCTACCTTTGCTTCTTGGAAATGTCCGCAAGACCTTTAGAATCTTCTTTGGAGACATTACCATTTTCACCTGCTTTGACATTTTTTCCTTCAAGTTTTGCTGTTCTTGGTGTCCCCAGATCCTGCACGCTGCTAAATGCAGATTCATCATCAGAATATTCACATTGACATTCAGAATCAGAGACAGACTCAGATTCAGGAATGTTATCTTTCTCTGACACATTGCTTGATTTCCTTGACCCTTTACGTGAAAATGCATACTTTAGTTGTCTTGCAGACTTTTCAGCATGTTTTAGAATGCTCTTTGCAACATCCTTCATGTGTCCCTTGTGCAGGCTGTCTTCAGAACCAAAGCTCCCACCTCTTGAACTTCTTCCTGTGAGAGGACCCGATAGACTGTCTTCAACGATGAACTTTACACCAACATCCTTTCGATCTAACGCCTTCAAATTAATCCGAGGAGAGCTGATGTCCTCTTCAATGTTCCCTGCATTATgacattcttcttttttcccatTCCTATGAAACATTAAACCGATTCTCTTCAGTCCCCGACCAACAGACTTCATCGGGCTCTTTCCTTCCTGATTTTCATCAGTGCTGCTGCTTTCATTTTTGGGGGATGTAGATGCAGTGGAACGGGCACTGCCAGCACCTTGTATTTGGTTATCGAGGCATCGATTCTTGCCTTTTCTTGGTTCCCAAATCTGTGAGACTTCAGTTCCTGGTTGATGTACCCATATTCCAGTCTCTTCTTGTCCTTCGATGTTAATTGGTTCCATATTATCAGGAACCNNNNNNNNNNNNNNNNNNNNNNNNNNNNNNNNNNNNNNNNNNNNNNNNNNNNNNNNNNNNNNNNNNNNNNNNNNNNNNNNNNNNNNNNNNNNNNNNNNNNNNNNNNNNNNNNNNNNNNNNNNNNNNNNNNNNNNNNNNNNNNNNNNNNNNNNNNNNNNNNNNNNNNNNNNNNNNNNNNNNNNNNNNNNNNNNNNNNNNNNNNNNNNNNNNNNNNNNNNNNNNNNNNNNNNNNNNNNNNNNNNNNNNNNNNNNNNNNNNNNNNNNNNNNNNNNNNNNNNNNNNNNNNNNNNNNNNNNNNNNNNNNNNNNNNNNNNNNNNNNNNNNNNNNNNNNNNNNNNNNNNNNNNNNNNNNNNNNNNNNNNNNNNNNNNNNNNNNNNNNNNNNNNNNNNNNNNNNNNNNNNNNNNNNNNNNNNNNNNNNNNNNNNNNNNNNNNNNNNNNNNNNNNNNNNNNNNNNNNNNNNNNNNNNNNNNNNNNNNNNNNNNNNNNNNNNNNNNNNNNNNNNNNNNNNNNNNNNNNNNNNNNNNNNNNNNNNNNNNNNNNNNNNNNNNNNNNNNNNNNNNNNNNNNNNNNNNNNNNNNNNNNNNNNNNNNNNNNNNNNNNNNNNNNNNNNNNNNNNNNNNNNNNNNNNNNNNNNNNNNNNNNNNNNNNNNNNNNNNNNNNNNNNNNNNNNNNNNNNNNNNNNNNNNNNNNNNNNNNNNNNNNNNNNNNNNNNNNNNNNNNNNNNNNNNNNNNNNNNNNNNTCCCCGACCAACAGACTTCATCGGGCTCTTTCCTTCCTGATTTTCATCAGTGCTGCTGCTTTCATTTTTGGGGGATGTAGATGCAGTGGAACGGGCACTGCCAGCACCTTGTATTTGGTTATCGAGGCATCGATTCTTGCCTTTTCTTGGTTCCCAAATCTGTGAGACTTCAGTTCCTGGTTGATGTACCCATATTCCAGTCTCTTCTTGTCCTTCGATGTTAATTGGTTCCATATTATCAGGAACCCTTGGAGACTTGTCCGATACCACTGAAGAAAAGGAACCTTTATTTGTAATGTCGGAAGCAAAAGAAGCCCACATGTCTTCCTTACTTATTGTCACTCCTTCAAACGGATCATCGTTCAACTGTAAAAGGAATCAGATGCACAAGAATTGGTCATGGAAACTCTATatttaaagaaactaaaaaggaTCTCAATCTACCTTTGTCTCGTTCTCAAGTACGGTTACAGCAAGATGCAGCCTCCCCATTTTGATGTTCTGAAGAGGCAACCACATATCATTTCTTTGGCCACCTCGAAACTCTGCAATGTTTACTGAACAATCGCCAAGCCTATCATCGCTAAACCGGTCCTTGTCTTGAACTTCAATGTTAAGAACATTTGGGGAGTCCCATGTGCAGATTGGTATCTTGAACTCTTCTTGCCATTTGGGAGCCAACGTTTTCCTTAGTATCTTGGTTTTGAATCTGTAAGCGCCAAGCTGCCCTTTCACATAAGGATCAGCTAAACCTGAAGCATCCAGATCCGAGCAGTTCATAAACTGTAGTTCCGACAACTAAAGCAGAGGAAAATAACTTCTGGTGAATTTCAGACTAACCATTTAGGTCTGATGGTTTAACATCAGACGCTTCAACGACTTCAACAAGAGCGTGTGCTACTGGTTCTTTCTCATCAACAAAGAACCAATTTTCTGGAACGAACACAGACAACAGAAGGTAACTCATCTGAACTGAATAATATGATGTTTTGAGGAACCaataaaagaagtacaagatagATTTCATGAATTATGGACATCTCCTGCAATAGTTACCTCCTGACTGTGGACTAACAAATTTCTCCATATCAACTACCAGCATATTTGGCTGTAAATTAGACGACACAAGCTTCATTTAGCTGGGGTGACTGTATTGACAATGGTTTCTNCCGGTCCTTGTCTTGAACTTCAATGTTAAGAACATTTGGGGAGTCCCATGTGCAGATTGGTATCTTGAACTCTTCTTGCCATTTGGGAGCCAACGTTTTCCTTAGTATCTTGGTTTTGAATCTGTAAGCGCCAAGCTGCCCTTTCACATAAGGATCAGCTAAACCTGAAGCATCCAGATCCGAGCAGTTCATAAACTGTAGTTCCGACAACTAAAGCAGAGGAAAATAACTTCTGGTGAATTTCAGACTAACCATTTAGGTCTGATGGTTTAACATCAGACGCTTCAACGACTTCAACAAGAGCGTGTGCTACTGGTTCTTTCTCATCAACAAAGAACCAATTTTCTGGAACGAACACAGACAACAGAAGGTAACTCATCTGAACTGAATAATATGATGTTTTGAGGAACCaataaaagaagtacaagatagATTTCATGAATTATGGACATCTCCTGCAATAGTTACCTCCTGACTGTGGACTAACAAATTTCTCCATATCAACTACCAGCATATTTGGCTGTAAATTAGACGACACAAGCTTCATTTAGCTGGGGTGACTGTATTGACAATGGTTTCTGAACTACAGGAAGAGAAAGGCGACAAACCAAAAGAATCTTACCTCAACAAGAGTCTGCTCAAATGCAACAGACAAAAGTTTGTCCTGAttgagaaagaaaggaaaagctCAGAAAAGCTACTAGAGAGTAGTTTCTGACACTATATAAGTTTACAAGCTTATCCAGGAGTCAATACTTACTAGCCATCCTGCAATCCCTGGAAGCACAGCAACATCAAGTCCATGAGTGGTAATTGGTTTAACAGTCATTTGGAAATAAGGTGGCTCTGCAAAGCAAACACGTAAACGCCCCAGAAAAGGCCATCGACGAAGGAACTTCACTCCAATCAACACCTTCAAGAgttaaaggtatatatataaagcaagTTACTTCATTTAAGAGTATGTGAATTTAACTACAGATAATAAAAATCCACTACCTTTCCTTCGACATGCATTCCTGTTAAATGCAACTTAGTCCACATTCCAAACCCAAGTCTCTTTCTTAGTTTCACAGCGAGTACTGCGCTCATATCATCTGCTGTGAGAAAATTCATTCCAAGTTCCAGTACCTGTATACACTCCAGTATAAGTTCCACTTTCTCTACAGATATTACAATCCAGATGTCACAAAACTGAAGTTGTGCAACTATATATACCAAGTGATCATCACCAGTAGATTCCCTAAGAACCCTTATATCAGTCAACAGAGGCGGGTTTC comes from Camelina sativa cultivar DH55 chromosome 19, Cs, whole genome shotgun sequence and encodes:
- the LOC104765271 gene encoding C2 domain-containing protein At1g53590-like, with the translated sequence MECSVIHHVVIVLLLLWVLSYLNRSHGFFYFLALIYLYLVHERYVIILRKKLQLEERKQANQRRVLSDSESVRWLNHAVEKIWPICMEQIASQKILRPIIPWFLDKYRPWTAKEAVIQDLYLGRNPPLLTDIRVLRESTGDDHLVLELGMNFLTADDMSAVLAVKLRKRLGFGMWTKLHLTGMHVEGKVLIGVKFLRRWPFLGRLRVCFAEPPYFQMTVKPITTHGLDVAVLPGIAGWLDKLLSVAFEQTLVEPNMLVVDMEKFVSPQSGENWFFVDEKEPVAHALVEVVEASDVKPSDLNGLADPYVKGQLGAYRFKTKILRKTLAPKWQEEFKIPICTWDSPNVLNIEVQDKDRFSDDRLGDCSVNIAEFRGGQRNDMWLPLQNIKMGRLHLAVTVLENETKLNDDPFEGVTISKEDMWASFASDITNKGSFSSVVSDKSPRVPDNMEPINIEGQEETGIWVHQPGTEVSQIWEPRKGKNRCLDNQIQGAGSARSTASTSPKNESSSTDENQEGKSPMKSVGRGLKRIGLMFHRNGKKEECHNAGNIEEDISSPRINLKALDRKDVGVKFIVEDSLSGPLTGRSSRGGSFGSEDSLHKGHMKDVAKSILKHAEKSARQLKYAFSRKGSRKSSNVSEKDNIPESESVSDSECQCEYSDDESAFSSVQDLGTPRTAKLEGKNVKAGENGNVSKEDSKGLADISKKQR
- the LOC104765270 gene encoding pentatricopeptide repeat-containing protein At3g14580, mitochondrial-like, producing MIRLRRLVVLSASSYSNPRRSRSVSSSTVRLLSSSSTTTSQRYSGEDKLARLKHKDWLAPNEVLKIFENVKDPSFLIPAYQHYSKRKDYQPTESLYALLINKFGQAKMFDEIEEVMRIVKLEKRCRFSEEFFYNLMKVYGNLAGRINRAIEVLFGMPEFGCWPSSKSFNFVLNLLVSAKLFDEVHKIFVSAPKLGVEIDACCLNILIKGLCESGNLEAALQLLDEFPKQKSRPNVMTFSPLIRGFCNRGKFEEAFVLLERMEKERIEPDTITFNILISGLRKKGRVDEGIELLERMKLKGCEPNPGTYQEVLYGLLDKKRNLEAKEMMSQMISWGMRPSFLSYKKMVLGLCETKSVAELDWVLRQMVNHGFVPKTGMWWKVANCVVSKNNNGWRENLDRVTACQETPA